GGACGGCTATGTTGTCAGAACAGTCGGCCAGGCACAAAACCTACATCCACGTTATACAGCAAAAGTCCAACACTATCGTCTGGTCCAGAAAGCACCTTGGCTCGCTGTATTTGCTGTGTGACATCTAGAGCCTGATGAAGAgcacttcttcctcggaCTAGCTGTCCAGACTCATCTGTCGTATCCGGGTAAGGTTTGTGCATGGATTCTGCGGCGTCAATGCAGAAAAGGATGTGATCGCGGGAGGCATAGGCATACTATTGCCTGTCAGCGTGGCCCAGGATGTGATACAGGAACTCACTTCTGAGGTGTCTATCACATCGTCTAATCCGTCCTGGTCAAGTGCTTCCCATGAAGGTACGTCTCCCTTGTTGTAGTAGGAGGACATGGTGTTGCGGTTGTAGGAGCAGAAATGGACGTCGGTTTACTCTCTTGTCCTATTGCGGTTGACGCGACTTAGCGGAGCCCTACTCTCCGCTGAGTTGATCCCGCACGCGGTAGGGCGGCAATTCTCAACGACTCACCAACAAAGCTCTTCGCGCTCTTACGTACATATCTCCATTTTCACTTGATTCGTCCACATCCCATCCaatccattcttcttgatctaCTCGTGTACAATGTCCataccaccacctccaccgtCCAATAAGTCTCCCTCATCAACAGTCTCCCCCTCCAAGCCCCGCTCCCCAAAACTCAAGCCTTTCACTCCGACATCCGAAAAACCTTCGCGGACCAATGAGGACGATCAAGCGTACCCACCCGTCGACCCTCATGTCCTCGCCGAAGCAGTCTCGAAACTTGACATGATCCGATCAGCACCTGCACCCATGTCTACTGTAACTTCCCCCGCGGCTAGCGCGGCTCCCAGTGGTCCCAGCTCCCCAAGACTCTCTGGTGTGAATCCCGGCGCGTCATCAACCGGTCCATGGGCCATGGACCGCACAACCAGTGGAGATGGTAGGCTCAGTGCTCCTGGTACGCCTCACTTCGGGGCGTCAACTGCTTTGTAAGCGTAACGGTCCATTCCAAAGAAATCTTGATGCTGACAAATAATTAGGCTGAAGACGCTGGATGAGACTACAAAGGTGATCAGGCAAAGCTCCAGGGCTCCATCACGTGCACCATCCGTGTCTGGTATCGGTACTGTCGGTGCGTGCTTTGTTTTCAGATATGGCTAGATGCTGATTTTTATGTAGTGGAAAAGCCCGACTATTCCGAAGCCAAAATCGTCGTCGCGATGGTTGGTCTCCCGGCCAGAGGAAAATCTTATCTCAGTAACAGGCTTATGCGATACCTTCGCTGGCTCGAATACAACGTCCAAGTTTTCAACGTTGGTCAGCTCCGTCGCTCTAAAGCTCGTTCCGCTCTCCAAGctggagagggaaaggtcGACCACTCTGCGACATATTTTTCGCACTCAAATGCAGAAGCCACCAAGAAACGGGAAGAACTCGCGGAAGAATCCCTCGAGTCACTTATCGCATGGctaaagaaggaaggaaatgtGGGAATTATGGATGCGACAAACAGTACAATCGATCgaagggagaagatcaagaagcgAGTCGATAAAGAACCGGGACTTCAAGTCTTATATCTTGAATCTTTCTGCGATGACCCCGTGGTAATAGCTACCAATATTGCACTCAAAGTCCGATCCGGCGATCCCGACTACCAAGGGATGTCAAAGGAGGACGCAGAGCGGGACTTTAGAAAGAGAATTGCTCAGTATGAGAGTGTATACCAGACGATCACTGAGCCACATATTCCCTTTTGCAGGATATTGAATGTCGGGCAGAGAGTTACGATAAATAAGATTGAGGGCTATCTTCAAAGTCGAATTGCATTCTACTTGATGAACCTGCATCTCAAGCCAAGAAGTATCTATCTGTCAAGAGTAAGTCACGTTGACACTATCTGAATCACGACTGACTATCCGCAGCATGGAGAAAGTATGTATAATGTTGAAGGGAAGATTGGAGGTGACTCCGATCTCTCACcaagaggatgggagtATGCCCGCGCGCTTCCCGCTCTTATCAAAGACAACATTGGCATGGGACCTCTTGAGGTTTGGACCTCAACCCTTCAACGTACTCAACAAACTGCATCATACCTTCCTTTCGAGAAAAAGACGTGGAAATCGCTTGACGAATTGGACGCTGGTGTATGTGATGGCATGACATACGAAGAGATTGAGCAAAAATACCCAGAGGACTATGAGAGTCGAGACGACGACAAGTTCAATTATAGATATCGCGGCGGAGAGTCATACCGTGATGTCGTGGTTCGTCTTGAGCCCGTCATCATGGAACTTGAGAGGCAAAATAATATTTTGATCATTGCCCATCAAGCCATTCTTCGATGTCTGTATGCCTATTTCCAGGCCAGGACCCAACAAGAACTCCCATATATCAATGTGGGTCGTGTGTCGGTGTTTTCTTGGGTACATCCGCTGACGATATTTCTTAGATCCCCCTACATACCCTTATCAAAATCACTCCTCAAGCTTACGGCTGTCAAGAAGAACGTTATCCTCTCCCTATCGCTGCAGTAGACACCCACCGACCTCGTCCATCCAAGGGAAAGAACACCATCGCTGCTTCAGTCGCCGGAGAGAACTTTACGCCCGACCAGCCTGTCAAGCGAGATTATTACGGAGACTCTCAACAAGGTGTTGGGTTTGGCTTGAAGCCCGAGGCGATTTCGCAGGCATTGGAGAACGAAATGGAGCAAGGAAAGTTGACACCAAGGGCTGCTAGGGGTGCCGAGTTACATCATGAGTGATGAATCTTAATGGGAGTTGTAAGAGTAGAATTAGATGTATCAAGAAACCCAGTAATGAAATGCAAGACACGTAATAATATGCTCTAAATGGCGTAACGCGTACAGATTGGGATCACGCAGAAGAATGCCCTCCCCACCAGCATGCCTCCGCCCCCTCTTAATTAGTTAATTACTTATTATAAAAAATTGGCAGTAATATAATTAATTACTTATCAAGCGGCGTTGACCGGTAGCCTGTTGAAAAATTATGGTCCACCCCCCATGAGTATTGTCCACCACGGACAGATTGTTGATTCTTCGATTCCTGACTTGGATTCTGTTTAACTATCTCCTCTTATTTTAAAAGTACGAGCAAGATGCCCAAGCCGAAGACAGCGAGGGGTATCCTCCTCACTTCCAACTTGCCACAGTTGCAGAACCTTATCAAGGTACGTCTTCATTTTCTATAAGAAGTGCTTCAGCCAAGATGGCGGCTTACAAGTCTCGCAGCGTGATCCTGAGGGTTACAAGGAAGAGTTCCTTACCCAGTACAATCActacctctccctccttcgtcttcattcTGTGgcatcttccactccttcttcctcgaaTGACAAATCCAATGAGCTCTTCGCAGACTTGATCactttcatctctcaagTGGCACAGTGTTATCCGGAAGAGACCAAAGATCTGCCCATGCAATTGAGCGGCTTATTGCTGGGTGGGGAGAGTGGTACCTCTAGTGCTGTCACGGGTGATCTGCGAAAGACAGCGGTCAAGAACTTGGTGATGTTAAGGAATAAGGAGATCATCGACTCTATCCAGTAAGCGTAGCCCTAAAAATAAAACTTGTAAAGATATGCTAAACATGCTGCAgacttcttcaaactctccttccccttcttcccacaGTCCCCTCCACTCTTCGTTCCATTATCCGCCACACCATCCTCACTGATATTAAAACCTCCAATGCTAAAACAAAGAACCACCGTTTGAACCGCGTTGTTCAGTCTCTCTTATTCGGCATGGTTGAAAGCGGTATGGGTGCCGAAGTAGTTGGTGACAAGGGAAGAaacaagggcaagggccGAGAGAAGGGTGGTGAGGCCATGTGGGCTGTCATGATGGTCAAGGAGCtatggaggaagggtgtCTGGACAGATGCCAAGACAGTATCGATCGTCTCCCTTGCTGCGTTTCACCCCAACACCAAGGTGCAATCCGCTgctcttcatttttttctcGGATCGGAGaacgaggacgaggatgattctgatgatgaggatgaagtaGGAGAGGCCAGAAGAGATGTGAGGAAAATGGAGCACAGGATGGAGGTTTCgcgaggaaagagaaagaaggagaagcaggtTAAGCAGttgaaaaaagaagcttCCAAGGTAAGCTATTGGATAATATTCACCACTATCTTGACAATGGCTAACATCACTGTTGTAGAAACGTAAGAAGAGAGCTGAAGGCGCGGGTGCCACTCCCAACTTCCCCGCTCTGGAACTTTTGCACGACCCTCAGACCTTTGGTGAGAAGCTCTATGACAACCTCCACAAGCATGGTGCgtttccctcctcctcatcatgAATAGAAGATGGCTTACTCTTACTCTCCCTTCAGACAAAATATATTCTCTTGAACACAAGATTCTTATCATGCAGCTCCTCTCCCGAGTTATGGGTGTCCACAAGCTCTGCGTCCTTGGCTTTTACAGCTACATTATCAAGTATCTCACCTACCATCAGCTTCAGGTCACCCTTATCCTCGTCTCCCTCGCCCAATCCGTACACGATCTCACCCCACCCGATGTCCTCACTCCCGTTATCCGGAAACTTGCACAAGAATTTGTTCACCCCGGAGTGGGCGCTGAAGTCATCGCTGCTGGTTTGAACGCAATCAGAGAAGTCTGTCGAAGGCAGCCGTGGTGTATGGAGGAAGATCTGTTGAGTGATTTAATCGAGTACAGGAAGAGTAAGGATAAGGGAGTTGTGACTGCCTCAAGAGGTTTGTTGCAACTCTTTAGGGAAGTTAACCCTGGTATGCtcaagaggagagaaagggtgCGTTCTTATGTTTTTTTACAAAGTAATCCAGATGGTTAGCTAACAGCTTAAATAGGGTAAAGCCGCCAGCATGGGTCTTATTGGTTCTCAAGTCCTTGCCTACGGTCATTCTGCCGATGCCGCCGAGGGTATCGAAGGTCTCGAGTTGCTTGAAGAACACTACGCCCAACTCCGTAAGGAAGCCAATGGTGGAGTTAGTGATGAGTCcgatgttgagatggaggtggacgaggatgatgatgaagggtGGGAAGGCTGGGAGGCTGAGTCTGATTCCGAAAATGATTCAGATGGGTGGCAGAGCGTTAgtagtggaggagaagatttggaaaTCAGTGATAGTGAAGATGAGTCagacaagaagagggataaaaaggacaagagggagaagaagaggctggCGAGGGGTAAGGGGAAGGccaaggatgaggatgaagaaagtgatgaggatgaagagatggacgatGCTGTCTCTGTGGCGCCTACCGAAGCCACCGAGGCGTCGCAAACTACCAAGAAGCTGTCCTTACTTGCTCAACAAAAGGTGCGTGATTTGACGTCTCTGCCCATTAGATACGTATATTGATCCTCCTTTGACATAGATCCTTACACCCGCAGACTTTGCCCTTCTCAACGAACTCCGTCTCAAGGCAGCCAAGGAACTCGCTGCTGCCGGCGGTGGCTCCGCTGCCAAGCGCAAGCTTGCTGCTTTGGAAGCCTCCAAGCGACATGTTGGCGAAGACGAAGCGGACCGATTCCTTACCGAAGCTGAGATTCTTGgaccgaggaagaaggccaaggcgacttgggaggagaggatggagagtaTCCAAAAAGGACGAGAGGGCAGGGAGAAGTTTGGTAGTATGAAgggcaaaaagaagaaggccgcTCCTAGCAGTTCTACaaacaaggaaaaggccaagaaCAAGCCTATCATGATGGCTTTGCAGTGAGTACAATTGATGATCTGGGCATTGGATCGTTTGAACTAATAGCATGATAGCTCCAACAAGGTCGTttccaagaagaaggcttcTTTGCGAGACAAGCAAATCAGGCTTCGTGCGGCTATCGAGAAGcgcaagaagcaaaagcatTAGTCTCTGgtatcttttttttggtgTTTTCATATATTTCCGCCCGTTACGGCATGCATTATCTGTACGAACGTGCCTAGCTCTTTTTCAAAGATGGGATCTTCGTCTCGTAATCCACCGTTCTCGGCGCTGGTGATGATAAATCGAGTAACGTTGAGGTCATCAGTAGCTTCTTTCCAGGCGTTGTAGTCGTCCTCCGGTGTGGATTCAGTAGGCAGGTTCCGACTAGAGCCATTCAGAGAAGTAAGTTCTGTGCCCTGGCTAAGATCATCTGCGGTTCGGGTCATTATGTAGTTTAATGGCTAGCGTGAGGAGGACTATCGCGTAGTTGCTGGCTGTCTGGCTTTATATGCATTGTCGTCGATCCATTATCGGAGTTCAAAGTCACCGGGAGTGACAGAAAGGATGTTGTGGCATTTGTTGTTTATGCGTGGAATTGCCGgaaatggcaagaagcgCCGGTTCCCTGGGCACGCGCTATAACGGAGATCCGGTTCTTTCTACGGTATCTCCTGTTATATTGTTGCaccaggaaggaagaacgaacgcgcaggaaggaagaaagaacgcaagagagaaagaaagaggcagCAGAAGGAATGCCCACAACACGCACAGAGCCACCCACGGGGACAGCCCCCATCAGTCCACAAAACACAAACATCCTCGGACCCGCTCATGCAACATCTACCATCGACCACAACACCTCGACTACAATCGACACTCAAAAACCATCCGCCGTCGTGCAACCTCCCATCCTGCCCCCTGTAGCCACTCCAGCGACACAGCATCCGGCGTCTACTGCAGAAATGGCCAACGACAATGGTGCAGCTGCAGCCCAGCCCTCCACCGCCCAAACAACTCTCCCTGAATCTGGTACAGCGTCTACATCCACCAAACCTACAGATGGAGAGACAAGTAGGGGTACTCCCCTGGAGAACTTGTCTCGTAGGCTATCAAACAAGTCTCCATCGACCaccgcttcttcagcaCCTCAAACAACGACCGAAACAGCAGAGCCAAAACCGGCTTCATCAAACACCCAACCTACCACTACTACGTCAAAAACAGCAGTTAGCACCCCTGCATCCCGCAATGTCAATGGAGTTACAAAGTCAAACGCGGCTTCTGCATCTAGTACAACTGCATCCAAGACTgggcaaaagaagaaaaggaagcgGAAGGGTTTGGCGGGTATTTTGCTCGCGCTCGGATGTTTATCGGTTGACGACTTCGAGGAGGAGCCAACCAAGCCTAGCAGCGCGACTGCGACTGCAGGTGCTGGTAAAAGTGCCGCTGCTGGCGCGACCCAGTTCACAAGCATAAAGGCCGACGTGAGTGCCAAACCAACGTCAGGTGATGTTGGCGTGAGCTCGGGTGCTGCCAAGGCACCGAACGGTAGCGTCGCACCTGCTCCATCAGGCCCGGCGACAGCCAGAGCTCAAGACGCTATTGTAGGCGCTGGACAAAAGGTGGATGCAACAGGTCCATCGAGTTCTACCCGTGTTGCTGAAGGACCGAGTGAAGCCGATAGAGGTATCGCCCCCAATGAACAAGTAGTAGTGCCTCCGACTGAACCTCATATCCTCCCTGAAGACGAGGTGAGTTATCCCTTGATGTTGGAGCTTGGACGAGACTGACATGGTCTAGACCGCTGGTGTGacctcttctgctgtcCAGCCTCCTGGAGGAGGCTCTGCCCTCCTCGGCACCCCGTCTAAACACGTCACTCACCGCGAATCTGAGACTCACCTTGGTACATCCACAAATGAGCGTACGGAGACAAGCGGAGGGTACTCGGACATTAGTAATTCTGAAATGGTTGACCAAAGCAcaggacaaggaggagatgagctCGGAGACGAATATCTTGattatgatgatgaagaagatcgatTGATTGAACAAGGTGGAATTGGAATCCCCGTAGACGAGGTGCGTTTGTCAGTGGTTAAATTCAAATGCCAAACTAACCGCTTCGCATATCAGAATGGTAATCCTGCACCTTTATTACCCCCCATAGCTCCCAAGCACCATGGACGAAAGTGTCTCGTGCTCGACCTCGACGAAACACTGCTACACAGTAGTTTCAAGGTGAGTCTTCGAGCATTGTGGTGGCCTTTGTTGATGCAAGCTAAGGGCGAAAATCAGCAACTGCCCACAGCGGATTACATTGTACCTGTAGAGATTGAATCTCAA
Above is a genomic segment from Cryptococcus deuterogattii R265 chromosome 8, complete sequence containing:
- a CDS encoding protein SDA1, which produces MPKPKTARGILLTSNLPQLQNLIKRDPEGYKEEFLTQYNHYLSLLRLHSVASSTPSSSNDKSNELFADLITFISQVAQCYPEETKDLPMQLSGLLLGGESGTSSAVTGDLRKTAVKNLVMLRNKEIIDSIQLLQTLLPLLPTVPSTLRSIIRHTILTDIKTSNAKTKNHRLNRVVQSLLFGMVESGMGAEVVGDKGRNKGKGREKGGEAMWAVMMVKELWRKGVWTDAKTVSIVSLAAFHPNTKVQSAALHFFLGSENEDEDDSDDEDEVGEARRDVRKMEHRMEVSRGKRKKEKQVKQLKKEASKKRKKRAEGAGATPNFPALELLHDPQTFGEKLYDNLHKHDKIYSLEHKILIMQLLSRVMGVHKLCVLGFYSYIIKYLTYHQLQVTLILVSLAQSVHDLTPPDVLTPVIRKLAQEFVHPGVGAEVIAAGLNAIREVCRRQPWCMEEDLLSDLIEYRKSKDKGVVTASRGLLQLFREVNPGMLKRRERGKAASMGLIGSQVLAYGHSADAAEGIEGLELLEEHYAQLRKEANGGVSDESDVEMEVDEDDDEGWEGWEAESDSENDSDGWQSVSSGGEDLEISDSEDESDKKRDKKDKREKKRLARGKGKAKDEDEESDEDEEMDDAVSVAPTEATEASQTTKKLSLLAQQKILTPADFALLNELRLKAAKELAAAGGGSAAKRKLAALEASKRHVGEDEADRFLTEAEILGPRKKAKATWEERMESIQKGREGREKFGSMKGKKKKAAPSSSTNKEKAKNKPIMMALHSNKVVSKKKASLRDKQIRLRAAIEKRKKQKH
- a CDS encoding 6-phosphofructo-2-kinase/fructose-2 — translated: MSIPPPPPSNKSPSSTVSPSKPRSPKLKPFTPTSEKPSRTNEDDQAYPPVDPHVLAEAVSKLDMIRSAPAPMSTVTSPAASAAPSGPSSPRLSGVNPGASSTGPWAMDRTTSGDGRLSAPGTPHFGASTALLKTLDETTKVIRQSSRAPSRAPSVSGIGTVVEKPDYSEAKIVVAMVGLPARGKSYLSNRLMRYLRWLEYNVQVFNVGQLRRSKARSALQAGEGKVDHSATYFSHSNAEATKKREELAEESLESLIAWLKKEGNVGIMDATNSTIDRREKIKKRVDKEPGLQVLYLESFCDDPVVIATNIALKVRSGDPDYQGMSKEDAERDFRKRIAQYESVYQTITEPHIPFCRILNVGQRVTINKIEGYLQSRIAFYLMNLHLKPRSIYLSRHGESMYNVEGKIGGDSDLSPRGWEYARALPALIKDNIGMGPLEVWTSTLQRTQQTASYLPFEKKTWKSLDELDAGVCDGMTYEEIEQKYPEDYESRDDDKFNYRYRGGESYRDVVVRLEPVIMELERQNNILIIAHQAILRCLYAYFQARTQQELPYINIPLHTLIKITPQAYGCQEERYPLPIAAVDTHRPRPSKGKNTIAASVAGENFTPDQPVKRDYYGDSQQGVGFGLKPEAISQALENEMEQGKLTPRAARGAELHHE
- a CDS encoding carboxy-terminal domain RNA polymerase II polypeptide A small phosphatase, giving the protein MPTTRTEPPTGTAPISPQNTNILGPAHATSTIDHNTSTTIDTQKPSAVVQPPILPPVATPATQHPASTAEMANDNGAAAAQPSTAQTTLPESGTASTSTKPTDGETSRGTPLENLSRRLSNKSPSTTASSAPQTTTETAEPKPASSNTQPTTTTSKTAVSTPASRNVNGVTKSNAASASSTTASKTGQKKKRKRKGLAGILLALGCLSVDDFEEEPTKPSSATATAGAGKSAAAGATQFTSIKADVSAKPTSGDVGVSSGAAKAPNGSVAPAPSGPATARAQDAIVGAGQKVDATGPSSSTRVAEGPSEADRGIAPNEQVVVPPTEPHILPEDETAGVTSSAVQPPGGGSALLGTPSKHVTHRESETHLGTSTNERTETSGGYSDISNSEMVDQSTGQGGDELGDEYLDYDDEEDRLIEQGGIGIPVDENGNPAPLLPPIAPKHHGRKCLVLDLDETLLHSSFKVSLRALWWPLLMQAKGENQQLPTADYIVPVEIESQVHNVYVIKRPGVDHFLTEMAKLYEIVVFTASLSKYADPVLDMLDENRVVAHRLFRESCYNHKGNYVKDLSQLGRDIQHSIIIDNSPASYIFHPNNAVPVSTWFSDPHDSELTDLCPFLADLATVDDVRGVLDGRI